The genomic interval TCAGTCAGGTATTTCAGGAGATAAGTCACAGGCTTCCCAAGGCGGACAGGATTACTGGATAGTGAAAATCTCTTCTACAGGTGCTAAACAATGGGACAAGCGTTTCGGCGGCTCAGCCAATGATGACTTGCACACCTTGCATCAATTATCTTCCGGAGAATATATGCTGACAGGGTATTCTGCTTCAGGCATCAGTGGAGATAAATCGCAGGCTTCTCAGGGACTCACCGATTATTGGGTGATTAAAATTAACTCCACAGGTGGGAAAGTATGGGATAAACGTTTTGGTGGCTCAGGCGATGATTTTGTAGAAGCGTCCGTAGTGAATTCTGATGGCAGCATCGTATTGGCTGGAAGATCGGCTTCCGGTTTGAGTGGAGATAAAAGCCAGGCTTCCCAAGGCGGCAGAGATTTCTGGGTGATCAAGATCAATTCTACAGGAGGTAAGGTATGGGATAAGCGATTTGGCGGAACAGGCAATGAAGATGCCAATGCCATGGTGGCTGTTTCGGATGGGTATTTGATAGGCGGCATATCCACTTCTGGTGTGAGTGGAGATAAGAGTCAAACTTCTCAAGGCGGACAGGATTACTGGGTGATTAAAATTAACTCCACAGGTACTAAGCAATGGGATAAACGTTTTGGCGGCAGCTTGACTGAGGATCTCAGGTCACTTATAGCTACCTCAGATGGTGGATTCTTAATAGGTGGTAAATCAGATTCTGGCGTAAGTGGAGATAAGAGTCAGGCATCACAAGGCGGACAGGATTACTGGGCTATTAAAATCACCTCTACAGGCACCAAGCAGTGGGATAAACGTTTTGGAGGTTCAGCCGCTGAAGAGTTAAGAACTGTACTACAAACTTCTGAAGGAGGATACTTACTGGCAGGCCGTTCAGATTCGGGCATAGGCGGAGACAAGAGCCAGGCTTCACAGGGAGGCACTGATTACTGGATGGTCAAAATAGCCGCTACCGGTTCAACCGTTAGTTTTACAACTGAAGCAGAAGCCAGGGTAGCTACTGAATCACCGGAAGTGGCAGAGGAATCGATCCAGTTAAAGGCCTGGCCTAATCCATTCAAAGGAAAAACTACCATAGCGTTTACCTTGCCAAATACAGAATTGGTAGAAGTGAAGGTGTATGACATAGTAGGCAATGAAGTAAAAAGCTTATTCATCGGAGAAGCGGAAGCAGGCAAGCCTTACGAAATAACCTGGCAGACAAGCTCAGAAAAACCGGGAATGTATATCATCCGGATAGGCAGCCTAAGTGCTACTACGTATACAAAAGTTATTCTCCTGGATTGAGTTCAATAGTAGTAGAAGGTTTTTATATTAAGTGAATGGTGGAACAATTCAGTGTTCCACCATTCACTTTTTTCTTAGTATATGAACGTGAAATAATAGATCGAACCATACGCTAAAGGGTATACCTTTTTGGTAAAAAAATAGTCCTGCTACCTGACTTATGAATATAAAATTATTTTTGTAAACTGCTAAAGTAAAATGCTGCACTCAAACGTCTGCCAGAGCAGGAAAAGAATAAAACTTCTATACATATTAAGCTATGACTAATAACGATTCTACAAAACCAACGCCACCCAGTTTATATGAATGGGCAGGTGGCATGGAAGCTTTTCAGCGGTTGACTAGTATTTTTTACGCAAAAGTAAAGGAAGACGAACTGTTATCAGAGGTATTCCGGCATATGTCGCCCGATCATCCGGAGCATGTGGCTTTTTTTGTTGCAGAGGTTTTTGGCGGACCCAAGCGCTATAGCGAACTGGCTGGCAACAGTGCCCATGCAGAAATGGTAAGCCATCATATCAGCCGCCGCCTCACGCAAACGCAGCGCCAAAGATGGATAGCTTTACTCTTAGAAAGTGCGGATGAGATTAACCTGCCCGATGACCCTGAATTCCGTTCTGCTTTTGTAGCATATCTGGAATGGGGCACCAGGCTGGCCGTACTCAATTCTCAATCCGATATTAATCCTATTACCACTGAGCCTATGCCCAAATGGGGATGGGGTGAAGTAGGCGGTCCTTATCAGGCACCATCGGAATAATACTAATTTGTTGTGTGTAGCTGGTAAAATATGTATCACAAAGCTTTACAAATCAACTACATGACATACATAATTTATAATACAGTATTTACTCATTCCGTAAAGATTGTACCGGATTCATCAAAGCGGCTTTGATGGCCTGATAACTTACCGTTAATAAAGTAACAAGTATAGCACCTCCACTGGCAACAGCAAAAATCCAAAGGGAGATAGTAGTCCGGTATTCATAGTTTTCCAGCCAGCGATACATACAATAATAAGCGATGGGAGCAGATATACACAAAGCGATGAATACCAGACGTACAAAATCCTTGGATAGCAACAACCACACATCTTTCACTGAGGCGCCTAATACCTTGCGGACTCCTATTTCTTTGGTGCGTTGTTCAGCTGTAAACGAAGCGAGCCCGAATAAGCCCAGGCAAGAGATCAGAATGGCAAGTGTGGCAAATAAAGTAGCCAGTTTGCCAATGCGTTCTTCAGCAGCGAATTTCCTGGCATATTCCTCATCCACAAACTGATAATCGAAGGGAGCAGAAGGAATAAGTTGTTTGAATACAGTTTCTATTTTAGGTAAGGCCACACTAGCACTCGCTGTAGGTTTGATTTTAATATTGATCCAGTTGACAGACCCATTAAATCCTTTCAGGTAGAATAAAGTAGGTTCGATAGGCTCATAAGGCGATTCCATTACCATATCTTTGATCACACCCAGGATGATATATTGCTTTACTTCTCCGCTTCGCCACCATTTCCAGCTTACGGTTTCTCCTACTGGATTTTCCAGCCCCATATATCTGGCCGCACTTTCATTAATGACCATCCCGGAAGAATCACCCGCTAGTTCTCTGGAAAAATCCCGCCCGGCTATAAACTGCCAGCCTACGGTTTTGCCATGGTCAGATGTTACAGCCAGGGTGCCAAAGCTATCATCAATATTCGGGTCTTTGCCCTTCCAGGTGAATCCATTATTGCCTGAATAAACTTGTGTCACTTTTCCCATCGACTGAGACATTTCTTCTACTACGCCGGTATTTTTTAGTTCTGTTCTCAGCAAGTCGTATTTTCCCTGATAATCTTTCGACTTCATTTCCATGGTAATAAGCCCATCCCGGTTATAACCCACCGGGCGGCTCTTGCCAAACTGAATCTGGTTATACACAATCATGGTACAGATAATCAGTGTAGCAGAAATGCTGAATTGTATTACCACCAGTACCTGCCTGGGAATAGCCGCCAGCCTGCCTGCCCGGAATGTACCTTTGAGCACTTTTACAGGATTGAAGGAAGATAAATATAGTGCCGGATAACTTCCGGCCAGAATACCAGTGAGGAAAATAAACAGCAGGCTACCTAGCCAGAACCAACCATTCGTCCAC from Rhodocytophaga rosea carries:
- a CDS encoding FtsX-like permease family protein, producing the protein MGGRKSAISAGNRTANQLPQPVQTHHPVVLDTRLYPHRGETKVSKTGVFMDPAAPEMFTLKMLEGSWSGLSNPHSVLLSASTAKALFGDKNPMSERVKINTDVYVHVTGVYEDLPHNSRFHRIQFFAPFVLWETMNEWIKQRAINDWSNHFLTMYAQINPASSFKAVSQQIKDASLNKIRNLEGYKDLAAQKPQILLHPMSQWHLYGEFEDGVANTGPVRFVWLVGMIGGFVLLLACINFMNLSTARSEKRAKEVGVRKTLGSVRKQLISQFFSESFLVTILAFLVAILLASLALPLFNEIADKQMQMLWTNGWFWLGSLLFIFLTGILAGSYPALYLSSFNPVKVLKGTFRAGRLAAIPRQVLVVIQFSISATLIICTMIVYNQIQFGKSRPVGYNRDGLITMEMKSKDYQGKYDLLRTELKNTGVVEEMSQSMGKVTQVYSGNNGFTWKGKDPNIDDSFGTLAVTSDHGKTVGWQFIAGRDFSRELAGDSSGMVINESAARYMGLENPVGETVSWKWWRSGEVKQYIILGVIKDMVMESPYEPIEPTLFYLKGFNGSVNWINIKIKPTASASVALPKIETVFKQLIPSAPFDYQFVDEEYARKFAAEERIGKLATLFATLAILISCLGLFGLASFTAEQRTKEIGVRKVLGASVKDVWLLLSKDFVRLVFIALCISAPIAYYCMYRWLENYEYRTTISLWIFAVASGGAILVTLLTVSYQAIKAALMNPVQSLRNE
- a CDS encoding group II truncated hemoglobin, giving the protein MTNNDSTKPTPPSLYEWAGGMEAFQRLTSIFYAKVKEDELLSEVFRHMSPDHPEHVAFFVAEVFGGPKRYSELAGNSAHAEMVSHHISRRLTQTQRQRWIALLLESADEINLPDDPEFRSAFVAYLEWGTRLAVLNSQSDINPITTEPMPKWGWGEVGGPYQAPSE